A genome region from Gossypium hirsutum isolate 1008001.06 chromosome A04, Gossypium_hirsutum_v2.1, whole genome shotgun sequence includes the following:
- the LOC107949322 gene encoding probable prolyl 4-hydroxylase 7 yields the protein MAHQPENGESIQIIHYENGQKYEPHFDYFHDKANQELGGHRIATVLMYLSDVESGGETVFPNAEGKLSQPKDDSWSDCAKNGYAGNTMISIGDFVKCLLSCVFTFLGY from the exons ATGGCACACCAACCAGAGAATGGGGAGTCCATACAAATAATACATTACGAGAATGGTCAAAAGTATGAGCCACATTTCGATTATTTTCATGATAAGGCTAATCAAGAGCTGGGCGGTCACCGTATAGCCACTGTACTGATGTATTTGTCTGATGTTGAGAGTGGTGGGGAAACTGTGTTTCCAAATGCAGAG GGAAAACTTTCTCAGCCAAAGGATGATAGCTGGTCAGATTGTGCAAAAAATGGATATGCAGGTAATACTATGATTTCCATTGGAGATTTTGTGAAATGCTTACTGAGTTGTGTTTTTACTTTTCTCGGATATTAA
- the LOC107948595 gene encoding trihelix transcription factor GT-3b, producing the protein MEGHHRHHHHQQQQHLQQQQQPVSVNVEADRFPQWSVQETKDFLMIRAELDQSFMETKRNKLLWEVISTRMREKGYNRSAEQCKCKWKNLFTRYKGCGTVDAEIVRQQFPFYDELQAIFTARMQSVLCSESEGGGATGSKKKAAQAQLSSDEEDDTEENEYSFRKKKKGKTGGGSSSTSGSINIKEMLANFMRQQLQMEMQWREALESRENERRMKEMEWRQTMEALENERIMMERRWREREEQRRIREEARAEKRDALITALLNKLRREDQM; encoded by the exons ATGGAGGGACATCATcgccatcatcatcatcagcagCAGCAACATCTGCAGCAACAACAACAGCCTGTAAGTGTCAACGTTGAAGCTGATAGGTTTCCTCAATGGAGTGTTCAAGAGACAAAGGATTTTTTAATGATCAGAGCAGAGCTGGATCAAAGTTTCATGGAGACCAAAAGGAACAAGCTGCTTTGGGAAGTTATCTCCACCAGGATGAGGGAAAAGGGTTATAATCGAAGCGCTGAACAGTGCAAGTGCAAGTGGAAAAACCTCTTTACTCGTTACAAG GGATGTGGAACGGTTGACGCAGAAATTGTGCGGCAACAGTTCCCGTTTTACGACGAGTTGCAGGCCATATTCACGGCGAGGATGCAAAGTGTTCTATGTTCGGAAAGTGAAGGCGGAGGAGCTACGGGGTCGAAAAAAAAGGCAGCACAGGCGCAGCTATCTTCCGACGAGGAAGACGATACGGAGGAAAACGAGTACAGCTttaggaagaagaagaaagggaaaacTGGTGGTGGGAGTAGTAGTACGAGCGGCAGCATTAATATAAAGGAAATGTTAGCGAACTTCATGAGGCAACAGTTGCAGATGGAAATGCAATGGAGGGAAGCTTTGGAGTCGAGAGAAAACGAGAGGCGGATGAAGGAAATGGAGTGGAGGCAAACCATGGAAGCCCTTGAAAACGAGAGGATAATGATGGAGAGAAGGTGGAGGGAAAGGGAAGAACAAAGGAGAATAAGGGAAGAAGCTAGGGCTGAGAAGAGAGATGCTCTCATTACTGCACTTCTAAACAAGCTTAGAAGAGAAGATCAAATGTAG